Proteins from one bacterium genomic window:
- the dnaJ gene encoding molecular chaperone DnaJ, with product MAKNYYEILGIEKSASKDDIKKAFRKLAHKYHPDKKGGDEAKFKEASEAYGVLSDDKKRAQYDSYGRVFNDAGGFSQGQGQGFEGFDFSGFGNAGFNFEDVDLGDIFGDFFGGTRGGRPKRGRDISIDLELSFEESIFGVERKVLVNKISFCETCKGSGAEEGSELVTCAQCGGKGKVKNVRHSILGSFATVQECTDCHGKGKTPKKKCNVCKGMGILDRREEIRIKIPAGIEDGEAIRLSQKGEAVAGGIAGDLYVRIRTKKHPIFRKEGHNLSMTLNVRLTDALLGGKYTVRTLDGDIIVKIPEGVAFGEILRIKGKGVPYEDGKTRGDILIKIAVELPRKLSKKSKENIEKLREEGI from the coding sequence ATGGCCAAAAATTACTACGAAATTCTTGGTATTGAAAAAAGCGCAAGCAAAGACGATATAAAAAAAGCGTTCCGCAAGCTTGCCCACAAATATCACCCCGACAAAAAGGGCGGTGATGAAGCAAAATTCAAAGAAGCGAGCGAAGCGTACGGCGTTCTTTCCGACGATAAAAAGCGTGCCCAATATGACTCATATGGGAGGGTATTTAACGATGCGGGAGGATTCAGCCAAGGCCAAGGACAGGGTTTTGAAGGCTTTGATTTCTCCGGTTTCGGTAACGCCGGTTTCAATTTTGAAGATGTAGACCTCGGGGACATTTTCGGAGACTTTTTTGGTGGTACCCGTGGCGGGCGCCCCAAACGCGGCCGCGATATTTCCATCGATCTCGAACTTTCCTTTGAGGAAAGTATTTTCGGCGTTGAGCGAAAAGTGCTTGTAAATAAAATTTCTTTCTGCGAAACGTGCAAAGGAAGCGGGGCCGAAGAGGGTTCCGAGTTGGTAACCTGCGCTCAATGTGGCGGCAAAGGAAAAGTAAAGAACGTTCGGCACTCGATTTTAGGTTCGTTTGCTACAGTCCAGGAATGTACCGACTGTCATGGCAAAGGAAAAACTCCGAAGAAAAAATGCAATGTCTGCAAAGGCATGGGTATTTTGGACAGACGCGAAGAAATCCGCATCAAAATTCCGGCGGGAATTGAAGATGGTGAAGCAATCCGACTTTCCCAAAAAGGGGAAGCTGTTGCAGGTGGTATAGCCGGCGACTTGTATGTCCGTATCCGTACCAAAAAGCACCCGATTTTCAGGAAAGAGGGTCACAACCTCTCAATGACCCTCAATGTCCGCCTTACAGACGCCCTCTTGGGCGGTAAATACACCGTACGGACGCTTGATGGGGATATTATCGTCAAAATCCCCGAGGGGGTGGCATTTGGCGAGATTTTGCGCATCAAGGGCAAGGGAGTGCCTTACGAGGACGGTAAAACGCGCGGCGACATTCTCATAAAGATTGCCGTGGAACTTCCAAGAAAACTCTCCAAAAAATCAAAAGAAAACATCGAAAAACTCCGAGAAGAGGGGATTTAG
- the rplM gene encoding 50S ribosomal protein L13 yields the protein MKHTIDATNQKMGRLASKIAAMLLGKTTPAFKRNEVAEISVEVLNASKMSIAPKKKEDTIYNRYSGYPGGLRHESMKQIIEKKGYGAVLQEAVYGMLPGNKLRGERMKRLTISE from the coding sequence ATGAAGCACACGATTGACGCAACAAATCAAAAGATGGGGCGCTTGGCGAGTAAAATCGCTGCGATGCTTTTGGGAAAAACAACACCCGCATTCAAACGAAACGAAGTAGCGGAAATTTCCGTTGAAGTCCTCAATGCTTCAAAAATGAGCATTGCCCCAAAAAAGAAAGAGGATACGATATATAACCGATACTCAGGCTACCCGGGCGGGCTCCGTCACGAGTCAATGAAGCAAATCATAGAAAAGAAAGGGTACGGGGCGGTACTTCAGGAAGCGGTGTACGGAATGTTGCCCGGAAACAAATTAAGAGGGGAACGCATGAAGCGCCTCACCATCAGCGAATAA
- the rpsD gene encoding 30S ribosomal protein S4 yields MKIGPKYKIARRLKAPVFEKTQTQKYVLSEAKKTKVEKRRGAMSDYGRQLIEKQKARYTYLLSERQFSKYVAEAMNRKGMKNADALYENLERRLDNAIFRLGYAPSRPMARQLVSHGHIQVNGVRVTRPSYQMKINDKIKIRELSLAKPLFAKLDERLQGINAPIWFKSDTAKKEADIVSLPKRDGADMLFDLNSVLEFYSR; encoded by the coding sequence ATGAAAATCGGACCAAAATACAAAATTGCACGAAGACTCAAAGCGCCTGTGTTTGAAAAAACCCAGACGCAGAAGTATGTGTTGTCTGAAGCGAAAAAAACAAAAGTTGAAAAACGGCGAGGGGCAATGAGTGATTACGGACGCCAGCTTATTGAAAAACAAAAAGCCCGCTACACGTACCTTCTCTCCGAAAGACAATTTTCAAAATATGTTGCGGAAGCCATGAACCGAAAAGGAATGAAAAACGCCGACGCGCTGTATGAAAACCTGGAACGACGTCTTGATAACGCCATCTTCCGTCTCGGATACGCGCCGAGCCGCCCAATGGCCCGCCAGCTTGTCTCCCACGGCCACATTCAAGTAAACGGGGTCAGAGTAACACGCCCTTCCTATCAGATGAAAATCAACGACAAGATAAAGATAAGAGAATTGAGTCTTGCGAAGCCCTTATTTGCAAAACTCGACGAACGTCTGCAGGGAATCAACGCTCCGATATGGTTCAAATCCGATACGGCAAAGAAGGAAGCAGACATTGTCAGTTTGCCAAAAAGGGACGGAGCGGACATGTTGTTTGACCTCAATTCGGTGCTCGAGTTCTACAGTAGGTAG
- a CDS encoding GNAT family N-acyltransferase — MKIYKKLKLAIKEGEKEVIFGETETVDELKQVYEFRFKEYSRKGYIIPSQFPDNQESDEYDKSRKCKYFVAIVDNKIIGTVRLIITDPLPTESVYHFIEPVEMLKIPRDRRGELGRLIIVPLDREKKIYLPRGLVLLMMLDMLADYGTRNNIQGGYAFIKKSLEQKMKLLRFPFNPIKKFEYIDLATNTIRNYFHQPNDPALPIFYLTVDFKKYISKIIYNPWLFKKEKDNTLILRKNLYSFFLKVLGII, encoded by the coding sequence ATGAAGATTTACAAAAAACTTAAATTAGCAATAAAAGAAGGAGAAAAAGAAGTTATCTTTGGTGAAACTGAAACTGTAGATGAACTAAAACAAGTTTATGAATTCCGTTTTAAAGAATATTCGAGAAAAGGGTATATCATTCCCTCCCAGTTTCCCGACAATCAAGAAAGTGACGAGTATGATAAATCTAGAAAATGTAAGTATTTTGTAGCAATTGTAGATAATAAAATTATTGGAACAGTTCGTCTTATCATTACTGACCCTCTTCCTACGGAGAGTGTTTATCATTTTATCGAACCCGTTGAAATGCTAAAAATTCCTCGTGACAGAAGAGGGGAGCTGGGACGTCTGATTATTGTTCCCTTAGACCGTGAGAAGAAAATCTATCTTCCAAGAGGTCTCGTTCTACTTATGATGTTGGATATGTTGGCTGATTATGGTACACGAAATAATATTCAGGGAGGGTATGCATTTATTAAAAAAAGTCTTGAGCAAAAAATGAAATTACTCCGTTTTCCTTTTAATCCTATTAAAAAATTTGAATATATTGATTTAGCGACCAACACTATTCGTAATTATTTTCATCAACCTAATGACCCTGCCTTACCAATTTTTTATTTGACTGTGGATTTTAAAAAATATATTTCAAAAATTATTTATAATCCGTGGTTGTTCAAAAAAGAAAAAGATAACACCCTAATTCTTAGAAAAAACCTATATTCTTTTTTCCTCAAGGTTCTAGGGATAATTTAA
- the rplQ gene encoding 50S ribosomal protein L17 — MRHHNANKKLSRKAGPRRALIRSLARSLVLKEKMKTTVTKAKVVKPFVERLVTYGKKGTLAARRLVIKEIGNEGTKKIFSVIAPKYEKRTGGYLRIVKLGRRLSDSAPMAHIEFV; from the coding sequence ATGCGACACCATAACGCCAACAAAAAATTAAGCAGAAAAGCCGGACCACGCAGAGCCCTCATACGCTCTCTTGCCCGTTCCTTGGTGCTTAAAGAAAAAATGAAAACGACCGTTACAAAAGCAAAGGTGGTGAAACCGTTTGTAGAGCGTCTTGTTACATATGGAAAGAAAGGTACTCTTGCCGCCCGCCGTCTTGTCATCAAAGAAATCGGAAACGAGGGAACAAAGAAGATATTTTCCGTTATTGCTCCAAAATACGAAAAGAGAACGGGAGGTTATCTTCGCATTGTTAAATTGGGCAGACGCCTTTCGGACAGCGCGCCTATGGCACATATCGAATTTGTATAA
- a CDS encoding lysophospholipid acyltransferase family protein encodes MATSLATKPKLRAVPEIFAVADFQEEQKFLPAYRLFPTIFQAFLTPVMRLFFYIFGRIEIKGLENLKHIPHGVILASNHISELDPIIIPAVLPLSSRLRPLFFTSRQRKTYVHNPRFSWRGYFYGGLLFKLLGGYPVIIGIHNYEQSLAAHIKLVDEGRTVVIFPEGTRTRDGNLREAKGGVAYLAYRTNAPIVPISIDGLYNINLFELLTFKRKIKISFGKPFFVMDILPSREVEIHDFHIAAQEVMKKIKELKG; translated from the coding sequence ATGGCAACAAGTTTAGCTACAAAACCAAAATTAAGGGCGGTACCGGAGATATTTGCCGTGGCTGATTTTCAGGAAGAACAGAAATTTCTTCCGGCGTACCGTTTATTCCCGACAATTTTTCAGGCGTTTCTCACTCCCGTTATGCGCCTGTTTTTTTACATATTCGGAAGAATTGAAATAAAAGGTCTTGAAAATCTTAAACATATTCCTCACGGTGTGATTCTCGCCTCAAACCACATTAGCGAACTCGACCCTATTATTATTCCGGCTGTGCTACCGCTGTCTTCCCGTTTACGGCCTCTTTTCTTCACCTCCAGGCAACGAAAAACATACGTCCATAATCCTCGTTTTAGCTGGCGTGGTTATTTTTACGGAGGCTTATTGTTTAAACTTCTTGGTGGGTATCCGGTTATAATCGGTATTCACAATTATGAGCAATCTCTTGCCGCGCATATCAAACTTGTTGACGAGGGCCGCACTGTTGTTATTTTCCCTGAAGGAACACGAACGCGCGACGGTAATTTGCGGGAAGCCAAAGGGGGAGTGGCGTATCTTGCGTACAGAACCAATGCTCCAATCGTCCCGATTTCAATTGACGGGTTATATAACATAAACCTTTTTGAGCTTCTTACGTTCAAAAGAAAAATAAAAATTTCTTTCGGAAAACCTTTTTTTGTCATGGATATTTTACCTTCGCGAGAAGTTGAAATTCACGACTTCCATATTGCCGCCCAGGAAGTGATGAAGAAGATTAAAGAATTAAAGGGCTAA
- the rpsK gene encoding 30S ribosomal protein S11, with protein MGKKRIVKKTETISEDAAKKGAVPSIPKKTVSAAILNVEASYNNTKVVLTDTSGKVLCWSSSGSLGFSGAKKGTPFAAAKVGELLADKAQIMGVNDVSVVIKGVGSGRESAVRGFISKGFNLLSIKDITPVPFNGPRAPKPRRV; from the coding sequence ATGGGAAAGAAACGAATTGTTAAAAAAACAGAAACGATAAGCGAGGACGCGGCAAAGAAAGGCGCGGTTCCTTCGATTCCGAAAAAAACTGTAAGTGCCGCGATTTTGAACGTTGAAGCAAGCTATAACAACACAAAAGTCGTATTAACCGACACGAGCGGGAAGGTTCTCTGCTGGTCTTCAAGCGGAAGCTTGGGTTTTTCCGGGGCCAAAAAAGGAACGCCGTTTGCTGCCGCAAAAGTAGGGGAGCTTCTTGCCGATAAAGCCCAAATCATGGGAGTCAACGATGTTTCGGTTGTCATTAAGGGGGTTGGATCGGGAAGAGAGTCGGCGGTTCGTGGTTTCATCTCGAAGGGTTTTAATTTATTGTCGATAAAAGATATCACGCCGGTGCCTTTTAACGGGCCTCGTGCTCCCAAACCGCGTCGCGTATAA
- the rpsI gene encoding 30S ribosomal protein S9, translated as METTKGTKEYIETVGRRKTSIARVRLYPAGKTTFVVNEKDLSTYFPTQELQLIVKDPFTQVKSEGKFKISVLVKGGGIHSQAEAVRHGISRALIEGDIQLRGTLKKAGLLTRDPRMKERRKFGLRKARKSKQWSKR; from the coding sequence ATGGAAACAACGAAAGGAACAAAAGAATACATAGAAACGGTAGGAAGACGAAAAACCTCTATTGCCCGCGTGCGGCTATATCCTGCCGGCAAAACAACTTTTGTCGTCAATGAGAAAGATCTTTCGACTTATTTTCCGACGCAAGAATTGCAATTAATAGTCAAAGATCCTTTTACACAGGTAAAATCGGAAGGAAAATTCAAAATAAGCGTACTTGTTAAGGGTGGAGGCATTCACTCCCAAGCCGAAGCGGTTCGCCACGGAATCAGCCGCGCACTCATAGAGGGCGATATACAACTTCGCGGAACATTAAAGAAAGCCGGCCTTTTGACACGCGACCCTCGAATGAAAGAACGACGCAAATTCGGTCTCCGGAAAGCCCGAAAATCCAAACAATGGTCCAAGCGTTAG
- the rpmJ gene encoding 50S ribosomal protein L36 has product MQVKSSIKARGAGDKVVRRRGRLYRINKLKPRNKARQG; this is encoded by the coding sequence ATGCAGGTAAAATCTTCAATAAAAGCAAGAGGGGCGGGAGACAAAGTCGTCCGAAGACGAGGGCGTCTATACCGTATTAACAAACTTAAGCCGCGCAATAAGGCCCGTCAGGGTTAA
- a CDS encoding methyltransferase domain-containing protein, translated as MLDTRFWKKYFEVYDLLNILEPYQTLLQDIREPLGEIEGMKILDAGAGTGNLAILLSREGADVVALDFSQEGLGKYLEKFPSGKTVLHDLTEPLPFDSETFDTIVSNNTIYTLPKETRPYAFKEFYRILKRGGKIVVSNVHTGFKPIKIYFAHIGWSLKNKGLGKTMGEVLSLLVPTMKIFYYNSLIIKEHKGNNFAFIGENEQKELLESTFFKEISQNKSTYANQAILNHAIK; from the coding sequence ATGTTGGACACAAGATTCTGGAAAAAATATTTCGAAGTATACGACCTACTCAATATCCTCGAGCCGTATCAGACACTGCTTCAAGATATCCGTGAACCCCTTGGCGAGATAGAAGGAATGAAAATTCTTGATGCGGGAGCTGGAACTGGTAACTTGGCGATTTTGCTTTCCCGAGAGGGTGCCGACGTTGTCGCTCTTGATTTTTCACAGGAAGGACTTGGAAAATATCTTGAGAAATTTCCCTCGGGAAAAACTGTGCTTCATGACCTCACAGAACCGCTTCCGTTCGATTCCGAAACCTTTGACACTATTGTCTCGAATAATACGATTTACACTTTACCTAAAGAAACTCGTCCGTATGCATTTAAAGAGTTTTACCGAATTTTGAAACGAGGTGGAAAAATTGTCGTTTCAAACGTGCATACTGGCTTTAAACCGATAAAAATTTATTTTGCCCACATTGGATGGAGTTTAAAAAACAAAGGTTTGGGGAAAACCATGGGGGAAGTGCTAAGTCTCTTAGTGCCGACAATGAAGATTTTTTACTATAATTCTCTTATCATAAAAGAGCATAAAGGTAATAATTTTGCTTTTATAGGCGAAAATGAGCAGAAAGAACTCCTCGAAAGCACGTTTTTCAAAGAAATTTCTCAAAACAAGTCCACGTATGCCAATCAGGCAATCCTTAATCACGCGATAAAATAA
- a CDS encoding DNA-directed RNA polymerase subunit alpha codes for MPDYTIVLPSKPKIISEEEFKGVYEIDGLYPGYGHTLGNSLRRIILSSLPGAAITSVKIAGVSHEFSVLDGVKEDMITLLLNLKRVRIKMLTDEPQTLRFNVKGVKEVTAGDIEKMGQVEILNPELSIANLTSANAVLDVEMTVERGLGFISKETLQKGKVDIGTIALDAIFTPIRRVNYEVENMRVGDRTDFNRLRIFVETDGTISPKDALERSIEIMINQLKAIVGFKEEDLEELKAEKEVETEEKKKAKDVDPEVLKTRIETLALSARTMNALLNGNVRTVGGLVRKKEDDVLNIEGIGAKGIEEIKEALTALNLSLKD; via the coding sequence ATGCCGGACTACACCATCGTTTTGCCCTCAAAACCGAAAATAATTTCGGAAGAGGAATTCAAAGGCGTCTACGAAATAGACGGCTTATACCCCGGGTACGGCCACACCCTGGGTAATTCGTTGCGAAGAATTATTCTCTCTTCGCTTCCCGGCGCCGCTATCACTTCCGTAAAAATCGCGGGAGTAAGCCATGAGTTTTCCGTTCTTGACGGCGTTAAGGAAGACATGATTACCCTTCTTCTCAATTTAAAGAGGGTAAGAATCAAAATGCTTACCGACGAGCCCCAAACTCTCCGATTCAATGTTAAGGGGGTAAAAGAAGTCACGGCGGGAGACATCGAGAAGATGGGACAAGTGGAAATTCTCAACCCGGAACTTTCTATCGCCAATCTTACGAGCGCGAACGCAGTGCTTGATGTGGAAATGACCGTTGAACGTGGCTTGGGCTTCATCTCAAAAGAAACTCTTCAGAAAGGAAAAGTGGATATCGGTACCATTGCGCTTGATGCCATCTTTACTCCCATCCGCCGCGTCAACTATGAAGTTGAAAACATGCGTGTCGGAGACAGAACCGATTTTAATCGTCTAAGAATTTTTGTTGAAACCGACGGAACAATCAGCCCCAAAGACGCCCTTGAACGTTCAATTGAAATAATGATTAACCAGCTCAAGGCCATTGTCGGATTCAAAGAGGAAGACTTGGAAGAATTAAAAGCGGAAAAAGAAGTGGAGACCGAAGAAAAAAAGAAAGCCAAGGACGTTGACCCCGAAGTGCTCAAAACAAGAATAGAAACACTCGCCCTTTCCGCACGTACCATGAACGCTTTGCTAAACGGCAATGTAAGAACCGTGGGAGGTTTGGTGCGAAAGAAAGAAGACGATGTATTAAACATTGAAGGCATCGGAGCCAAAGGTATCGAGGAAATCAAAGAAGCTCTTACCGCCCTTAACCTTTCCCTAAAAGACTAA
- the infA gene encoding translation initiation factor IF-1: MQLSKGKNSELEIVIGTVIEALPNTQFRVEVPGKENLILAYLAGKMRMHKIRVLIGDRVEMVLDLYGEKGRITKRL; this comes from the coding sequence ATGCAGCTTTCAAAAGGAAAAAACTCGGAACTTGAAATTGTCATTGGGACTGTTATTGAAGCGTTGCCAAATACCCAGTTTCGAGTGGAGGTTCCGGGGAAGGAAAATCTGATACTCGCATATCTTGCGGGGAAGATGCGTATGCATAAAATACGTGTTCTTATCGGAGACAGAGTTGAAATGGTGCTTGATTTATACGGCGAAAAAGGACGTATTACGAAAAGGTTATAA
- the dnaK gene encoding molecular chaperone DnaK, with protein MSKIIGIDLGTTYSAVAVMEAGSPKIIENAEGARTTPSIVAMSKTGERLVGLLAKRQAVTNPHNTIFGIKRFMGHIFEEPGVQKDKAAVAYEVIKGADGGALVKMGDKQYRPEEISAMILQKLKNDAEARLGEKITEAIITVPAYFNDSQRKATKDAGQIAGLDVKRIINEPTAAALAYGFDKKKNEKIVVFDFGGGTFDISVLEVGDDVVEVKATDGDSHLGGRDIDQKIVGWLADEFKKESGIDLRKDPLALQRLDEGAEKAKIELSSAVETEINLPFISSDASGPKHLVKKMTRATLESLAGEFLDRALTITKRAMESSPFKVADINEIVLVGGQTRMPKMIEAVKQFFGKEPNRSINPDEVVAAGAAIQAGILQGNVRDVLLLDVIPLSLGIETMGGVATKIIEKNTTIPASRSQVFSTAADNQTSVEIHIVQGERAMASDNKSLGRFILDGIPPASRGVPQVEVAFDIDANGILSVKAKDKSSNKEQSIRIEASSGLSKEEIERMKREAETSASDDAKKKEVVEVRNLADQMLYTAEKSLNDYKDKISEGLKNSVTEKINTLKKEKDTDNIENIKSSTSALSSELQKIGEEISKQQQTSGQPSGSSTENKNDSGNVRDADFEEKKDDKDGKEDNTAK; from the coding sequence ATGTCAAAAATCATAGGAATCGATCTAGGCACAACATACTCCGCAGTCGCCGTAATGGAAGCCGGTAGTCCGAAAATCATCGAGAATGCCGAAGGTGCTCGAACGACCCCTTCGATTGTTGCCATGTCCAAGACGGGAGAAAGGCTGGTGGGACTTCTTGCCAAGCGGCAGGCGGTTACAAATCCCCACAATACGATTTTCGGAATTAAGCGCTTCATGGGGCATATTTTCGAAGAACCGGGAGTTCAGAAAGACAAAGCGGCTGTCGCATACGAAGTTATAAAGGGTGCAGACGGCGGTGCGCTTGTTAAAATGGGCGACAAACAATACCGTCCGGAAGAAATTTCCGCGATGATTTTGCAAAAACTGAAAAACGACGCCGAAGCCCGTCTCGGTGAAAAAATTACCGAGGCCATTATTACCGTTCCGGCCTATTTCAATGACAGCCAGCGTAAAGCGACAAAAGACGCGGGACAAATCGCGGGGCTTGATGTAAAACGCATCATTAACGAACCGACGGCCGCCGCGCTTGCATATGGATTTGATAAAAAGAAAAATGAAAAGATTGTCGTCTTTGACTTTGGGGGCGGAACATTCGATATTTCCGTTCTTGAAGTCGGCGACGATGTCGTCGAAGTAAAAGCGACGGACGGAGACAGCCACCTCGGCGGGCGCGACATCGACCAAAAAATCGTCGGCTGGCTCGCTGACGAATTCAAAAAAGAATCGGGGATAGACCTTCGCAAGGACCCGCTTGCTTTACAGCGTCTCGATGAGGGTGCCGAAAAGGCGAAAATCGAACTTTCTTCCGCGGTTGAGACCGAAATCAATCTTCCGTTCATTTCTTCGGACGCTTCCGGACCCAAACACCTTGTCAAAAAAATGACCCGGGCAACGCTAGAAAGTCTTGCGGGAGAATTTTTAGACCGCGCCCTTACAATCACCAAACGGGCCATGGAATCTTCTCCGTTTAAAGTTGCCGATATAAATGAAATCGTTCTTGTTGGGGGACAGACCCGAATGCCGAAAATGATTGAAGCGGTGAAGCAGTTTTTCGGAAAAGAACCGAACCGCTCGATTAACCCGGACGAGGTTGTGGCTGCAGGAGCCGCCATTCAGGCCGGTATTTTACAGGGCAATGTCCGTGACGTCCTGCTTCTCGACGTTATTCCTCTTTCTTTGGGGATAGAAACGATGGGTGGAGTTGCGACAAAAATCATAGAAAAAAACACCACCATTCCGGCATCCCGTTCGCAGGTGTTTTCAACGGCCGCTGACAACCAAACCTCCGTTGAAATTCACATTGTTCAAGGTGAACGTGCTATGGCGTCGGACAACAAAAGCCTCGGGCGTTTTATCCTCGATGGTATTCCTCCCGCGTCCCGCGGTGTTCCTCAAGTTGAGGTGGCATTTGATATCGATGCAAACGGCATTTTAAGCGTTAAAGCCAAAGATAAAAGTTCAAACAAAGAACAATCAATCAGAATCGAGGCAAGCTCCGGACTTTCAAAAGAAGAAATCGAACGGATGAAACGGGAGGCGGAAACAAGCGCTTCCGACGACGCGAAGAAAAAAGAAGTTGTTGAAGTGCGTAATCTTGCCGACCAGATGCTCTATACGGCGGAAAAATCTCTCAACGACTACAAAGACAAAATTTCCGAAGGACTTAAAAACTCCGTCACGGAAAAAATAAATACTCTCAAGAAGGAGAAGGACACGGATAATATTGAAAATATCAAGTCATCTACCTCCGCCCTTTCTTCGGAATTGCAGAAAATCGGGGAGGAAATATCAAAACAGCAACAGACAAGTGGGCAACCTTCGGGCAGTTCCACAGAAAATAAAAATGACTCCGGAAACGTCCGCGATGCCGACTTTGAAGAGAAAAAAGACGATAAGGACGGAAAAGAAGACAATACGGCAAAATAG
- a CDS encoding nucleotide exchange factor GrpE — protein MDKENKKKEMEEETESIQESEDVVFEEDPRDLIKKLKEKLKTAQEERQAYLEGWQRDKADFINARKDDEKRNVELLKFAKEGLIEEIIPVLDSFELAVKNPSWGSVSPEWQAGVEHIYSQLKNVLSTNGIAEVDPLGEKFNPREHHAMGIIAVSDEEEDGKILEVVQKGYTLNGKIVRTANVKIGEFKKGQ, from the coding sequence ATGGATAAAGAAAATAAAAAAAAGGAAATGGAAGAAGAAACGGAATCCATACAGGAATCCGAAGACGTGGTCTTTGAAGAAGATCCCCGCGACCTCATAAAAAAACTCAAAGAGAAACTGAAAACGGCCCAGGAAGAAAGACAGGCCTACCTTGAAGGATGGCAACGTGATAAAGCGGATTTTATAAATGCCCGAAAAGATGATGAGAAACGCAATGTTGAATTGCTTAAGTTCGCCAAGGAAGGCCTGATTGAAGAAATCATTCCCGTGCTTGACAGTTTTGAACTTGCGGTAAAAAATCCTTCCTGGGGTTCCGTTTCTCCGGAATGGCAGGCTGGAGTGGAACATATCTACTCTCAGCTTAAGAATGTGCTCTCAACTAACGGCATTGCCGAAGTTGACCCTCTCGGAGAGAAATTCAATCCTCGGGAACACCATGCCATGGGAATAATTGCTGTTTCCGATGAAGAAGAGGACGGAAAAATTCTTGAAGTTGTTCAAAAAGGGTATACACTTAACGGAAAGATTGTACGCACGGCGAACGTAAAAATAGGGGAATTTAAAAAAGGTCAATAA
- the rpsM gene encoding 30S ribosomal protein S13, producing MRILGITIPDNKRIEIALTALYGVGRSRAHAVLDEAKVEYGKKAKELNVEEENAIRKVLEKFQLEGDLKRTVSGNIKRLKDISSYRGARHTKGLPVHGQNSRTNSRTRRGNVRKTMGTGRRKLEKT from the coding sequence ATGCGTATTTTGGGTATTACCATACCGGATAACAAGAGAATAGAAATCGCCTTGACGGCTCTCTACGGAGTCGGCCGTTCGCGTGCGCACGCCGTTTTGGATGAAGCGAAAGTCGAATATGGAAAGAAAGCAAAAGAATTGAATGTTGAAGAGGAAAATGCGATACGAAAAGTACTTGAAAAATTTCAGCTTGAAGGTGATCTGAAACGCACCGTTTCCGGAAATATAAAACGACTCAAGGACATCTCGTCATACCGCGGCGCGCGTCACACAAAAGGTCTTCCCGTTCACGGACAGAACTCGCGGACCAACTCCCGAACAAGACGGGGTAACGTAAGAAAGACGATGGGTACCGGAAGACGTAAACTTGAGAAGACATAG